One Oncorhynchus keta strain PuntledgeMale-10-30-2019 chromosome 23, Oket_V2, whole genome shotgun sequence DNA segment encodes these proteins:
- the LOC127911130 gene encoding GTP-binding protein Rheb-like encodes MTSSVFCFPVGKSSLTIQFVEGKFVDSYDPTIENTFTKMITINGQEYHLQLVDTAGQDEYSIFPQTYSIDINGYILVYSVTSNKSFEVVQVIHEKLLDMESSVIPIMLVGNKNDLHMERVMSCEEGKSLAESWNTAFMESSAKENQTAVEVFKRMILEAEKLEGGVQPGKTSCSLM; translated from the exons ATGACATCCTCCGTGTTTTGTTTTCCTGTAGGAAAGTCCTCGTTGACGattcagtttgtggaag GCAAGTTTGTGGACTCCTATGATCCAACGATAGAGAACA CGTTTACCAAGATGATCACGATAAACGGCCAAGAATACCACCTGCAGTTGGTAGACACAGCGGGACAG GATGAATACTCTATATTTCCTCAGACCTATTCCATAGATATCAATGGATACATCTTGGTCTACTCTGTCACGTCTAATAAAAG TTTTGAAGTAGTTCAGGTTATCCATGAAAAACTTCTGGATATGGAAAGCTCAGTGA TTCCTATTATGTTGGTGGGAAATAAGAACGACCTGCACATGGAAAG ggtgatgagctgtgagGAAGGGAAGTCACTAGCAGAATCATGGAACACTGCCTTCATGGAATCCTCAGCTAAAGAGAACCAG acggCGGTGGAGGTGTTCAAGCGGATGATCCTGGAGGCGGAGAAGCTGGAAGGCGGCGTCCAACCAGGGAAGACTTCCTGCTCCTTAATGTAG